In Polypterus senegalus isolate Bchr_013 chromosome 12, ASM1683550v1, whole genome shotgun sequence, the following are encoded in one genomic region:
- the p2ry11 gene encoding P2Y purinoceptor 11: MASETCKSSNTTFQTSFLPPVYGVEFFLATAGNSLAIWLLLTRERRNWHTGVVFSFNLAVSDLLYVLSLPLLVVYYTLNKNWIFSEPLCKIERFLFTCNLYASIFFITSISLNRYVGIVHPLFAHSEVRPRHAKLCSVLVWIMVIGISAPTIVFSQTNTPKSNCTECLGSASDANLKTYLTYSLFLVFFGCLLPFLLTFGSYVCILCVVWKNDNISKTEKRKVGLMILTVILLYTISFIPYHLLRNINLYHRINNIGHTWVFQAYQVTKGLVTLNMCIHPLLYASVFDSMRHICSCVKEVLSTDSRPGGQS; this comes from the coding sequence ATGGCTTCAGAGACCTGCAAGTCATCAAACACCACATTTCAAACGTCATTCCTGCCTCCGGTTTATGGAGTGGAGTTCTTTTTGGCCACGGCAGGCAACAGTTTGGCAATCTGGCTCCTGTTAACCCGCGAGAGGCGTAACTGGCACACGGGTGTGGTGTTCTCCTTCAACTTAGCGGTCAGCGACTTGCTCTACGTCTTGTCCTTACCGCTGCTGGTGGTCTACTACACCCTGAACAAAAACTGGATTTTCAGCGAGCCCCTCTGCAAAATCGAGCGTTTCCTGTTCACATGCAACTTGTACGCCAGCATCTTTTTCATCACCAGCATCAGCCTGAATCGCTACGTTGGGATTGTGCACCCGCTGTTTGCTCACTCCGAAGTGCGCCCCCGGCACGCCAAACTGTGCAGCGTGCTGGTGTGGATTATGGTCATAGGGATATCGGCTCCCACCATTGTGTTCTCTCAGACGAATACACCAAAGAGCAACTGCACCGAGTGTTTGGGCTCAGCCTCGGATGCCAACCTGAAGACGTATTTAACTTACAGcctgtttttagtgttttttggGTGCCTCCTGCCCTTCCTGCTGACCTTTGGATCCTATGTCTGTATTTTATGCGTAGTCTGGAAGAACGACAACATCTCGAAAACGGAGAAGAGGAAAGTGGGCCTCATGATCCTGACGGTGATTCTTCTCTACACCATCTCATTCATTCCCTATCACCTCCTCCGAAACATCAACCTCTACCACCGAATCAACAACATTGGGCACACCTGGGTCTTCCAGGCCTATCAAGTGACCAAGGGGCTCGTGACCCTGAATATGTGCATCCACCCTCTTCTGTACGCCTCGGTCTTTGACAGCATGCGCCACATCTGCAGCTGCGTGAAGGAGGTGCTGAGCACTGACAGCAGGCCGGGCGGGCAATCGTAA